Proteins encoded together in one Lagopus muta isolate bLagMut1 chromosome 3, bLagMut1 primary, whole genome shotgun sequence window:
- the LOC125691296 gene encoding beta-Ala-His dipeptidase-like: MSLSSISVLETEIFNYIDAHQSDFIENLKEWVAVESDSVQPDLRKEVVRMMSLAAARLAALGATVNSVSLGSQQLLNGQHLPLPPVILGELGKDPQNLTVCFYGHVDVQPAKKEDGWKTDPFTLTEINGNLYGRGATDNKGPVLAWINAVETFRALKIAMPVNFKFVIEGMEEAGSLGLEKLLEEEKQGFLSDVDYIVISDNLWLSKKKPALICGTRGNACFSVEVEGGDKDLHSGTFGGIIHEPLTDLIALLDSLVDPTGHIQIPGIYDAVAALTDEDKKLCESTEYDIEEHKNNSGVKKLLYSTKEEILLHLWHYPSLSIHGIEGAFHEPGIKTVIPAKVIGKFSIRQVPNMDLSDVKQQLFTRVVSRR, from the exons ATGTCCTTGTCATCCATTTCAGTGCTGGAGACTGAGATCTTCAACTACATTGATGCACATCAAAGTGACTTCATTGAG aATCTCAAGGAATGGGTGGCTGTGGAAAGTGATTCTGTGCAACCAGACCTGAGGAAAGAAGTTGTACGAATGATGTCATTGGCAGCAGCCAGGCTTGCAGCTTTGGGAGCCACTGTTAATTCAGTAAGCCTGGGGTCACAGCAG TTGCTGAATGGCCAGCACCTTCCACTGCCACCTGTCATACTTGGGGAACTTGGCAAGGATCCCCAAAACCTCACCGTCTGTTTCTATGGCCACGTGGATGTACAGCCTGCCAAAAAAGAAGATGGCTGGAAAACTGACCCTTTCACATTGACTGAAATCAATG gaAATCTCTACGGGCGTGGAGCAACAGATAATAAAGGGCCTGTGTTGGCTTGGATAAATGCAGTGGAAACGTTTAGAGCCTTGAAAATA GCTATGCCAGTAAACTTCAAGTTTGTTATTGAAGGCATGGAGGAAGCAGGGTCTCTGGGGCTGGAGAAGcttcttgaagaagaaaaacagggctTTTTATCAGACGTTGATTACATTGTGATTTCAGACAACCTCTGGCTCAGCAAGAAGAAGCCTGCCCTTATATGTGGGACTCGAGGCAATGCCTGCTTCTCTGTGGAG GTAGAAGGTGGTGACAAGGATCTTCACTCTGGAACTTTTGGAGGCATCATTCACGAGCCACTGACTGACCTGATAGCTCTGCTGG acAGCCTTGTAGATCCCACAGGTCATATTCAGATCCCTGGAATCTATGATGCTGTCGCTGCCCTGACAGATGAGGATAAGAAATTGTGTGAATCTACTGAATATGATATAGaggaacacaaaaataataGTGGAGTGAAAAAACTCCTCTACAGCACCAAG gaagaaatacTTCTACACCTGTGGCATTATCCTTCTCTCTCTATTCATGGGATTGAAGGAGCTTTTCATGAACCAGGAATTAAAACAGTAATTCCAGCAAAAGTCATAGGGAAATTCTCAATCCGCCAAGTCCCCAACATGGATCTTTCAGATGTGAAACAACAG ctgtttacaagggtagTTTCAAGAAGATGA